In Coturnix japonica isolate 7356 chromosome 9, Coturnix japonica 2.1, whole genome shotgun sequence, a single window of DNA contains:
- the CHRNG gene encoding acetylcholine receptor subunit gamma, producing the protein MRCSDLLLLALCALPGISCRNQEEKLLQDLMTNYNRHLRPALNGDQVIDVTLKLTLTNLISLNEREETLTTNVWIEMQWSDYRLRWDPDKYDDIQQLRVPSTMVWLPDIVLENNIDGTFEITLYTNVLVYPDGSIYWLPPAIYRSSCSIHVTYFPFDWQNCTMVFQSQTYSANEINLLLTVEEGQTIEWIFIDPEAFTENGEWAIKHRPARKIINSERFTPDDTQYQQVIFYLIIQRKPLFYIINIIVPCVLISSMAVLVYFLPAKAGGQKCTVSINVLLAQTVFLFLIAQKVPETSQAVPLIGKYLTFLMVVTVVIVVNAVIVLNVSLRTPNTHSMSQRVRQVWLHLLPRYLGMHMPQEDPGPPQATRRRSSLGLMVKADEYMLWKARTELLFEKQKERDGLMKTVLEKIGRGLESNCAQDFCQSLEEASPEIRACVEACNHIANATREQNDFSSENEEWILVGRVIDRVCFFIMASLFVCGTIGIFLMAHFNQAPALPFPGDPKTYLPP; encoded by the exons ATGCGCTGCTCTGatctcctcctcctcgcccTCTGCGCCCTGCCAG gCATAAGCTGCAGGAATCAGGAGGAGAAGCTGCTCCAGGACCTGATGACCAACTATAACCGTCACCTGCGCCCAGCACTGAATGGGGACCAGGTCATTGATGTCACCCTCAAACTCACCCTCACCAACCTCATCTCCCTG AATGAGCGGGAGGAGACCCTCACCACCAACGTTTGGATCGAGATG CAATGGTCCGACTATCGCCTGCGGTGGGACCCTGATAAATACGATGACATCCAGCAGCTGCGGGTGCCCTCCACCATGGTCTGGCTGCCTGACATTGTCTTGGAGAACAA CATCGATGGGACATTTGAGATCACACTCTACACCAACGTGCTGGTGTACCCTGATGGCAGCATCTACTGGCTGCCCCCCGCCATCTACCgcagctcctgctccatccATGTCACCTACTTCCCCTTTGACTGGCAGAACTGCACCATGGTCTTCCA GTCCCAGACTTACAGTGCAAACGAAATCAACCTGCTGCTGACAGTGGAAGAAGGCCAGACCATAGAGTGGATCTTCATCGACCCCGAAGCCTTCACAG AGAATGGAGAATGGGCCATCAAGCACCGCCCCGCACGGAAGATCATCAATTCAGAGCGCTTCACCCCAGATGACACCCAGTACCAGCAGGTGATCTTCTACCTCATCATCCAGCGCAAGCCGCTCTTCTACATCATCAACATCATCGTGCCCTGCGTCCTCATCTCTTCCATGGCTGTGCTGGTCTACTTTCTGCCTGCCAAAG CGGGTGGACAGAAGTGCACTGTCTCCATCAACGTCCTCCTGGCCCAGACcgtcttccttttccttattgCTCAGAAAGTGCCCGAGACCTCCCAGGCAGTGCCACTCATTGGGAA GTACCTGACCTTCCTCATGGTGGTGACAGTGGTGATCGTGGTGAATGCTGTCATTGTCCTCAACGTCTCACTGAGAACACCCAACACTCACTCCATGTCTCAGAGGGTGCGCCAG GTGTGGCTGCACCTCCTGCCCCGCTACCTGGGCATGCACATGCCACAGGAGGACCCGGGGCCACCACAAGCCACCCGGCGACGCAGTTCCCTGGGGCTGATGGTGAAAGCTGATGAGTACATGCTATGGAAAGCCCGGACTGAACTTCTctttgagaagcagaaagagaggGATGGATTGATGAAAACCGTGCTGGAGAAGATTG GACGTGGCCTGGAGAGCAACTGTGCACAGGACTTTTGCCAGAGCCTGGAGGAGGCGAGCCCTGAGATCCGGGCGTGCGTTGAAGCCTGCAACCACATCGCCAACGCCACGAGGGAGCAGAATGACTTCAGCAGT GAGAACGAGGAGTGGATCCTGGTGGGGAGAGTGATCGACCGCGTCTGCTTCTTCATCATGGCCTCGCTCTTTGTGTGCGGCACCATTGGCATCTTCCTCATGGCTCACTTCAACCAGGCACCCGCCCTGCCCTTCCCTGGGGACCCAAAGACTTACCTGCCCCCGTGA